One segment of Verrucomicrobiia bacterium DNA contains the following:
- a CDS encoding zinc-ribbon domain containing protein, which yields MDTQAPSGPKPDFKDITLFDQETGEPFIFTAKEQEFFWRQGFTHVPKRSPERRRELREKRAKGKPLFNVTCKVCGKVGKILTEPHDPRDIYCETCFAETWGEYLDAHPEVKAIHDKAEQEAAALTEQFEQQGDIS from the coding sequence ATGGATACCCAAGCCCCATCCGGACCAAAACCCGATTTCAAGGACATCACCCTTTTTGACCAGGAAACTGGTGAGCCCTTTATCTTCACGGCCAAGGAACAAGAGTTTTTCTGGCGCCAAGGCTTTACCCACGTCCCTAAGCGCAGCCCAGAACGCCGACGTGAACTTCGGGAAAAGCGAGCTAAAGGGAAACCCCTCTTCAATGTGACCTGCAAGGTATGCGGGAAGGTAGGGAAAATCCTCACTGAACCTCATGACCCCCGCGATATTTACTGTGAAACCTGTTTTGCAGAAACCTGGGGAGAGTATTTGGATGCCCACCCTGAGGTGAAAGCCATTCATGACAAGGCAGAACAAGAAGCCGCAGCCCTGACCGAGCAGTTTGAACAGCAGGGAGACATCTCCTAA